In a genomic window of Dethiosulfovibrio salsuginis:
- a CDS encoding sugar 3,4-ketoisomerase, which produces MKIYSAQTIKNPADSDDLLCVWETGKQIPFDVKRIYHIGNVKAGTVRGHHAHKKLEQILLCPYGSIEVALDDGTEVKNCLLDSPDKGLYVGPGVWHTMKWIESGSLLLVMASNFYVEEDYIRNYGKFKEKFPGETS; this is translated from the coding sequence TTGAAGATATACTCCGCCCAAACCATAAAAAACCCCGCTGACTCGGACGACCTGCTCTGTGTATGGGAGACGGGCAAACAGATACCTTTCGACGTAAAACGGATATACCATATCGGCAACGTCAAGGCCGGAACCGTCAGAGGACACCACGCCCATAAAAAGCTGGAACAGATCCTCCTCTGCCCCTACGGCTCGATAGAGGTCGCTCTGGACGACGGCACGGAGGTAAAAAACTGCCTTCTGGATTCGCCGGACAAAGGGCTCTACGTCGGACCTGGAGTATGGCATACCATGAAGTGGATAGAATCAGGCTCTTTATTGCTTGTAATGGCTTCCAACTTTTACGTAGAGGAGGATTATATCCGTAATTATGGCAAATTCAAAGAAAAGTTTCCTGGAGAGACTAGTTAA
- a CDS encoding DapH/DapD/GlmU-related protein: MANSKKSFLERLVKAIKNPRLVIPWIVTKTTIGFNYARVLIYKSMGSMRLVLGRNIAFYQRTYITGLGSIKIGDKCIFGVPSGGGFRSSDCEIQARYENSKIFLGRNIASNNGLVIIATDSITIGDDCLFGRNLQISDCDGHGLEPAKRRLCRGLSSPVVIGKNVWFGNNVTVLKGTIIGDNCVVGAGSILTGKHFPPNVIIAGNPAKIIKELPVNDTFQ; the protein is encoded by the coding sequence ATGGCAAATTCAAAGAAAAGTTTCCTGGAGAGACTAGTTAAGGCTATCAAAAATCCTAGACTCGTGATCCCTTGGATTGTCACAAAAACAACCATTGGTTTTAACTATGCAAGGGTTTTGATTTATAAATCCATGGGGTCGATGAGGCTTGTTTTGGGAAGAAATATCGCTTTTTACCAGCGGACATACATTACAGGACTTGGTTCCATAAAAATAGGCGATAAATGTATATTTGGCGTGCCTAGCGGGGGAGGATTCCGGTCCAGCGACTGTGAAATTCAGGCTAGATATGAAAACTCAAAAATTTTTCTAGGTAGGAATATAGCTTCCAACAATGGTTTAGTTATCATCGCCACAGACAGTATCACGATTGGAGATGACTGCCTTTTTGGAAGGAACCTACAAATCAGTGATTGTGATGGGCATGGCTTGGAGCCTGCAAAGAGAAGACTCTGTAGGGGATTATCTAGCCCTGTCGTGATAGGCAAGAATGTCTGGTTTGGCAATAACGTTACAGTTCTTAAAGGGACTATTATCGGTGATAATTGCGTCGTTGGCGCGGGATCTATTTTAACTGGTAAGCATTTCCCTCCTAACGTCATAATAGCTGGAAATCCAGCCAAGATAATAAAGGAGTTGCCTGTAAATGATACCTTCCAATAA
- a CDS encoding DegT/DnrJ/EryC1/StrS family aminotransferase gives MIPSNKLAPLYERHKAEYDSAAIRAMESGWYILGQELSAFEAEFADYVGSSHCIGLNSGLDALILAIRALDIGPGDEVIVQANTYIATVLAITENRATPVFVEPDGYHGIDPDKLEQAITEKTKAIMAVHLYGLPCNMDSIVEIANRRNIPVIEDCAQSHGATWKGRKTGTFGTINCFSFFPTKNLGAFGDAGAIVTDDMGLADKVKTLRNYGSKKKYYNDVCGVNSRLDEIQAALLRVRLKYLDETLNERASIAEYYLSNIDSSVVTLPSIRPEASHVWHLFVVESQNRDDLQAHLEARGIQTQIHYPVPPHLSGAYGHLGYKVGDYPITEGLANSVLSLPLYNCMTDDEMREVCAAVNEFGGMRR, from the coding sequence ATGATACCTTCCAATAAACTAGCCCCTCTATACGAACGGCACAAGGCAGAATACGACTCCGCTGCGATCAGGGCAATGGAGTCTGGGTGGTATATCCTCGGTCAGGAGCTATCGGCCTTCGAGGCGGAATTTGCCGACTACGTTGGCTCCTCCCACTGCATCGGGCTCAACTCGGGCCTGGATGCCCTGATACTCGCCATAAGGGCCCTGGACATAGGCCCAGGGGACGAGGTTATAGTTCAGGCAAACACCTACATCGCCACGGTCTTAGCCATAACGGAAAACCGGGCGACTCCGGTATTTGTGGAGCCCGATGGATACCACGGAATAGACCCAGACAAGCTCGAACAGGCCATAACGGAAAAGACAAAAGCCATAATGGCGGTACACCTCTACGGCCTTCCCTGTAACATGGACTCTATCGTGGAAATAGCCAACAGGAGGAACATACCTGTAATAGAGGACTGTGCCCAGTCTCACGGAGCGACCTGGAAAGGACGCAAAACCGGAACCTTCGGAACCATAAACTGCTTTAGCTTCTTTCCGACCAAAAACCTGGGAGCCTTCGGCGACGCCGGAGCCATCGTCACCGACGACATGGGGCTGGCGGATAAGGTGAAAACCCTCCGAAACTACGGCAGCAAAAAGAAATATTACAACGACGTCTGTGGGGTGAACTCCCGTCTGGACGAAATCCAGGCTGCACTCCTTCGGGTCAGGCTAAAATATCTGGACGAAACCCTGAATGAAAGGGCCTCTATAGCGGAATACTACCTGAGCAACATCGACTCCTCGGTGGTAACCCTGCCCTCCATACGTCCCGAAGCCTCCCACGTCTGGCACCTCTTCGTGGTGGAGAGCCAAAATAGAGACGACCTCCAGGCCCACCTCGAGGCGAGGGGAATCCAGACCCAGATCCACTATCCCGTTCCGCCTCACCTCTCCGGTGCCTACGGCCACCTGGGATACAAAGTCGGCGACTACCCCATAACGGAGGGCCTGGCTAACTCGGTTCTCAGCCTTCCCCTCTACAACTGCATGACCGACGACGAAATGAGAGAAGTATGTGCTGCGGTAAACGAATTTGGAGGAATGAGAAGATGA